One Glycine max cultivar Williams 82 chromosome 6, Glycine_max_v4.0, whole genome shotgun sequence DNA segment encodes these proteins:
- the LOC106799179 gene encoding signaling peptide TAXIMIN 2, translating to MEGEFCECRPLGFVIGLPFALVSLVFCPVGAIMWLIGSILSCLCSCFKGCGELAKVGVNLVKLPIRVLRWFIDQIPC from the exons atgGAAGGTGAATTTTGCGAGTGCAGGCCATTGGGTTTCGTGATTGGATTACCCTTCGCTCTTGTTTCTTTGGTCTTTTGTCCTGTGGGTGCAATCATGTGGCTTATTGG GTCAATATTGAGTTGCTTGTGTTCATGTTTCAAAGGCTGCGGAGAATTGGCCAAAGTGGGTGTGAATCTTGTAAAGCTTCCAATTCGAGTTCTTAGATGGTTCATTGACCAAATTCCTTGCTAG